The Treponema medium genome has a window encoding:
- the dpaL gene encoding diaminopropionate ammonia-lyase, with product MEKILWSENKLPKTDNKQLAVMALDEINKAHAFHKSFPQYAPTPLVPLKNMADMLGVGSVFIKDESWRFGLNAFKVLGGSFAMAKYIAKQLKKDVSELPYDVLTGEKLRKEFGQATFFTATDGNHGRGVAWAANKLGQKSVVLMPKGSTKTRFDNIAKEGAKVTIENVNYDECVRMAAALAAKTEHGVMVQDTAWDGYEEIPAWIMQGYGTMALEAAEQLKAAGVDRPTHIFVQAGVGSLAGAVQGYFKNLFPDNCPITVVVEARAADCLYRSATAADGKPHFVTGDLQTIMAGLACGEPNTISWDILKNNTSCFVSAPDWVSARGMRMLAAPIKGDTPVTSGESGAVPFGLLSAIMQHDDMKDLRAALKLDKNSKILCFSTEGDTDPDMYKKIVWEGSYPSV from the coding sequence ATGGAAAAGATTCTTTGGTCGGAAAATAAACTTCCGAAAACAGACAACAAACAACTCGCGGTGATGGCTTTAGACGAAATCAATAAGGCACATGCATTTCATAAAAGCTTCCCGCAGTATGCGCCGACACCGCTCGTTCCATTAAAAAATATGGCGGATATGCTCGGCGTCGGGTCGGTATTTATCAAAGACGAATCATGGCGTTTCGGCTTAAATGCTTTTAAAGTACTCGGAGGTTCCTTTGCGATGGCAAAGTATATTGCAAAGCAGCTTAAAAAAGACGTTTCGGAACTCCCCTACGATGTACTAACCGGCGAAAAACTGCGGAAGGAATTCGGACAGGCTACGTTTTTTACCGCAACCGACGGCAATCACGGACGAGGCGTAGCGTGGGCTGCAAATAAACTCGGGCAAAAATCGGTCGTACTGATGCCCAAAGGCTCTACCAAAACCCGTTTCGATAATATCGCAAAAGAAGGCGCAAAGGTTACCATAGAAAATGTCAACTACGACGAATGTGTACGTATGGCTGCCGCACTTGCCGCAAAAACGGAACACGGCGTTATGGTGCAAGACACCGCATGGGACGGGTACGAAGAAATCCCTGCGTGGATTATGCAGGGCTACGGTACGATGGCACTTGAAGCTGCCGAACAGCTCAAGGCGGCCGGCGTAGACCGCCCCACCCATATCTTTGTACAGGCGGGGGTCGGTTCGCTCGCGGGTGCCGTACAAGGATATTTTAAAAACCTATTCCCCGACAACTGCCCCATTACCGTCGTAGTGGAAGCCCGTGCTGCGGACTGCTTATACCGGTCGGCGACGGCAGCCGACGGCAAACCGCATTTTGTAACAGGAGACTTGCAAACCATTATGGCAGGGCTTGCATGCGGCGAACCGAACACCATTTCTTGGGATATCCTGAAGAATAACACCAGCTGCTTTGTTTCCGCACCTGATTGGGTTTCCGCCCGCGGTATGCGTATGCTTGCAGCTCCTATTAAGGGAGATACACCGGTTACCTCAGGAGAATCAGGCGCAGTCCCCTTCGGTCTCTTATCCGCGATTATGCAGCATGATGATATGAAGGATTTACGCGCAGCATTAAAGCTCGATAAAAACTCAAAGATACTGTGCTTTTCAACGGAAGGAGATACCGATCCCGATATGTACAAAAAAATCGTCTGGGAAGGTTCTTACCCGTCAGTATAA